One Ananas comosus cultivar F153 linkage group 1, ASM154086v1, whole genome shotgun sequence DNA window includes the following coding sequences:
- the LOC109711950 gene encoding RNA-binding protein 24-like isoform X1 — MSPPNNNNNNSNNNMGGGGGGGGGGGQFGDTTYTKVFVGGLAWETQKDTMRRYFEQFGEILEAVVITDKNTGRSKGYGFVTFREPEAAMRACVDPAPVIDGRRANCNLASLGVQRSRPTTPQHGGNRSFRMMKSFHTGLHGGVATAFPSPSTFPHYAIQQGIPYNVYGYSPYSADYSYPTNYYNMYGGATTQYPVYGGATGMVTGTTPYYPYFQFGQGGGGGGVGGAASFATGTQGYGLHYPQMFHYSAVATSTAGLTGFAQHYGGPLSLAPSPPAQAGMTMGLTAPTLPTTPPQAHAHPYRLIPSPFTVSAAAAAAPEQPLV, encoded by the exons atgagtccaccaaataataataataataatagcaacaacaacatgggaggaggaggaggaggaggaggaggaggagggcaaTTTGGAGACACCACTTACACCAAAGTGTTTGTTGGTGGGCTTGCTTGGGAGACTCAGAAGGACACCATGAGGAGATATTTTGAGCAGTTTGGGGAGATCTTGGAGGCTGTGGTGATCACTGATAAGAACACTGGCAGATCCAAGGGCTATGGATTT gTGACATTTCGAGAGCCCGAGGCTGCGATGAGGGCTTGCGTCGATCCGGCGCCGGTGATAGATGGGAGGAGAGCTAATTGCAATCTTGCTTCCTTAGGAGTTCAGAGATCTAGGCCTACAACTCCTCAACATG GGGGAAATAGAAGCTTTAGGATGATGAAGTCCTTCCACACAGGCCTTCATGGTGGGGTGGCCACAGCTTTTCCTTCTCCCTCCACCTTCCCTCATTATGCCATCCAACAAGGGATCCCATATAACGTCTATGG GTATTCTCCGTATTCTGCGGACTACAGCTACCCCACG AACTACTACAACATGTATGGAGGAGCCACAACACAATACCCAGTATATGGAGGGGCAACTGGGATGGTAACTGGAACAACTCCCTACTACCCATACTTCCAATTCggccagggcggcggcggcggcggcgtcggtggAGCAGCTTCATTCGCCACCGGAACGCAAGGCTACGGCTTGCACTACCCCCAGATGTTCCACTACTCCGCGGTGGCGACTTCGACGGCCGGATTGACCGGCTTTGCCCAACACTATGGAGGTCCATTGTCCCTTGCACCTAGCCCACCAGCACAAGCAG GCATGACTATGGGTCTCACAGCTCCAACTCTTCCCACTACTCCACCTCAAGCTCATGCCCATCCCTACAGGCTTATCCCTTCTCCCTTCACCGTCtctgcggcggcggccgcggcgccgGAGCAACCCTTGGTTTAA
- the LOC109711950 gene encoding RNA-binding protein 24-like isoform X2 has translation MSPPNNNNNNSNNNMGGGGGGGGGGGQFGDTTYTKVFVGGLAWETQKDTMRRYFEQFGEILEAVVITDKNTGRSKGYGFVTFREPEAAMRACVDPAPVIDGRRANCNLASLGVQRSRPTTPQHGGNRSFRMMKSFHTGLHGGVATAFPSPSTFPHYAIQQGIPYNVYGYSPYSADYSYPTNYYNMYGGATTQYPVYGGATGMVTGTTPYYPYFQFGQGGGGGGVGGAASFATGTQGYGLHYPQMFHYSAVATSTAGLTGFAQHYGGPLSLAPSPPAQAVCFPIKQA, from the exons atgagtccaccaaataataataataataatagcaacaacaacatgggaggaggaggaggaggaggaggaggaggagggcaaTTTGGAGACACCACTTACACCAAAGTGTTTGTTGGTGGGCTTGCTTGGGAGACTCAGAAGGACACCATGAGGAGATATTTTGAGCAGTTTGGGGAGATCTTGGAGGCTGTGGTGATCACTGATAAGAACACTGGCAGATCCAAGGGCTATGGATTT gTGACATTTCGAGAGCCCGAGGCTGCGATGAGGGCTTGCGTCGATCCGGCGCCGGTGATAGATGGGAGGAGAGCTAATTGCAATCTTGCTTCCTTAGGAGTTCAGAGATCTAGGCCTACAACTCCTCAACATG GGGGAAATAGAAGCTTTAGGATGATGAAGTCCTTCCACACAGGCCTTCATGGTGGGGTGGCCACAGCTTTTCCTTCTCCCTCCACCTTCCCTCATTATGCCATCCAACAAGGGATCCCATATAACGTCTATGG GTATTCTCCGTATTCTGCGGACTACAGCTACCCCACG AACTACTACAACATGTATGGAGGAGCCACAACACAATACCCAGTATATGGAGGGGCAACTGGGATGGTAACTGGAACAACTCCCTACTACCCATACTTCCAATTCggccagggcggcggcggcggcggcgtcggtggAGCAGCTTCATTCGCCACCGGAACGCAAGGCTACGGCTTGCACTACCCCCAGATGTTCCACTACTCCGCGGTGGCGACTTCGACGGCCGGATTGACCGGCTTTGCCCAACACTATGGAGGTCCATTGTCCCTTGCACCTAGCCCACCAGCACAAGCAG TGTGTTTCCCCATAAAACAGGCATGA
- the LOC109712318 gene encoding protein HSH49 has protein sequence MARNPLCTVYIGNLDEKVSERVLYEILIQVGRVVDLHIPRDKETNRHKGYAFAEYETEEIADYAVRLFSGLVRLRNRTLKFAISGKDKPTQNSNTPVTPRPTALLPNPHFVHSRDTDVSQETAQSIINFRASNHSVNPLYSPSVQSQASTDGLLGRGFSNGSYEYTRRVFGSMLNDVSRQDARQSIAYPSY, from the exons ATGGCGCGGAATCCATTGTGCACGGTTTATATAG GTAATTTGGATGAAAAGGTTTCTGAGAGAGTCTTGTATGAGATTCTTATTCAGGTAGGTCGTGTAGTTGACCTACATATACCTCGTGATAAGGAAACTAATCGCCACAAAGGTTATGCTTTTGCTGAGTATGAAACAGAGGAGATTGCAGACTATGCTGTTAGGCTTTTTTCGGGCCTTGTTCGTCTTCGTAATAGAACTCTTAAATTTGCG ATCTCTGGGAAAGATAAGCCCACCCAAAATAGCAATACTCCTGTAACACCTAGACCGACTGCTCTTTTACCAAATCCGCATTTTGTTCATTCTCGTGACACTGATGTGTCCCAAGAAACTGCGCAATCAATAATTAATTTCAGGGCTTCCAATCACAGTGTTAATCCTCTTTATTCTCCAAGTGTTCAGTCTCAAG CTTCGACTGATGGGTTATTGGGTAGAGGGTTCAGCAATGGCAGTTATGAGTATACTAGGCGTGTCTTTGGTTCTATGTTGAATGATGTTAGCCGACAAGATGCAAGGCAATCAATTGCATATCCTtcatattaa
- the LOC109728397 gene encoding phytolongin Phyl1.1-like produces the protein MNSRRAKSFKLNSSRSKPIRLDKENCISFMGSSVESTLYLCIAQGGRIIFSYNTKDRELETLAALCLENSPQFHKWYFHTVSTRTFGYLMSDGCTYFAIVDPTLGKSALLQFLKQIREEFRNSRASGAFDSLTPIIRRLIASMDNMPRSAILAEENFHGVGISDASPSSMAPLLPKGDGIGDSEIDEDHTHSGLKISMPIEEVGALSLERTSSSSTRARRQYSGRSLWWRHVRIVVLADVALCLVLFGIWLGVCRGFRCV, from the coding sequence ATGAATTCACGCCGCGCCAAATCCTTTAAACTCAATTCGTCGCGATCGAAACCAATTAGACTAGATAAGGAGAATTGTATATCCTTTATGGGTTCTTCAGTTGAGAGCACACTATACTTGTGTATAGCCCAGGGGGGCAGAATCATCTTCTCCTACAACACCAAAGACCGCGAGCTTGAAACCCTCGCCGCCCTCTGCCTCGAGAACTCCCCGCAATTCCACAAATGGTATTTTCACACCGTTAGCACGAGAACTTTCGGTTACTTAATGTCTGACGGATGCACCTACTTTGCGATCGTCGACCCTACGTTGGGGAAGTCAGCTCTTCTCCAATTCCTCAAGCAAATCCGCGAAGAATTCAGGAATTCCCGGGCAAGTGGCGCTTTCGATTCGTTGACGCCCATTATCCGGCGGTTGATTGCCTCGATGGATAACATGCCTCGATCCGCAATTCTTGCGGAGGAGAACTTCCACGGAGTGGGAATAAGCGATGCCTCGCCGTCTTCGATGGCGCCTTTACTACCGAAGGGGGATGGAATCGGTGATAGCGAAATTGATGAAGATCACACCCATAGCGGGCTTAAGATTAGTATGCCTATCGAAGAGGTCGGTGCTTTGTCTTTAGAGAGGACGTCATCGAGCTCGACGAGAGCTCGAAGGCAGTACTCGGGACGGAGTTTGTGGTGGCGCCATGTAAGGATTGTTGTTTTGGCCGACGTGGCTCTGTGCTTGGTGTTGTTCGGCATTTGGTTGGGCGTGTGTAGGGGTTTCCGGTGCGTTTAG
- the LOC109711963 gene encoding DNA repair RAD52-like protein 1, mitochondrial gives MASALRLLLLRSPHPPPQRRFSFPSLSLASRSYAAAAKPYPSPSKPREKESPGAEPEPSDDDAESAPTEGISRPLSEILKELGKKVPDSLVKTRVEDGFPIRYIPWHIVNRILNLHAPEWSGEVRNIVYSSDGKSVSVVYRVTLYGTDAEIYREASGTASVDDTGYGDPVQKAEAMAFRRACARLGLGLHLYHEDMS, from the exons ATggcgagcgctctacgcctcctcctcctccgctctcCTCATCCTCCGCCGCAGCGGCGCTTTTCattcccctccctctccctcgcctCGCGCTCCTACGCCGCCGCGGCGAAACCCTACCCCTCGCCCTCGAAGCCGAGGGAGAAGGAGAGCCCCGGCGCCGAACCAGAGCCGTCCGATGATGACGCGGAGAGCGCACCGACGGAGGGGATCAGCAGGCCCCTCTCGGAGATCCTCAAGGAGCTGGGGAAGAAGGTCCCCGACTCCCTCGTCAAAACCCGCGTCGAAGATGGTTTCCCCATCAGATACATCCCCTG GCATATTGTCAATAGAATCTTAAATCTGCATGCTCCTG AATGGTCTGGTGAGGTACGCAACATTGTTTATTCATCTGATGGGAAGTCCGTATCAGTTGTTTATCGCGTGACTCTTTATGGGACTGATGCTGAG ATCTACAGAGAAGCAAGTGGAACAGCATCTGTTGATGATACGGGTTACGGAGACCCTGTGCAGAAGGCAGAGGCAATGGCCTTCCGCAGAGCTTGTGCACGTCTCGGTCTCGGGCTTCACCTTTATCACGAAGACATGTCATAG